A genomic stretch from Antarcticibacterium flavum includes:
- a CDS encoding pyridoxamine 5'-phosphate oxidase family protein, whose product MLNDLFTETWKELECGAREENHPFNICSLATFETPTQIKQRFVNLRKVTKKKSLLFYTDIRSSKIEHLRANPAASVVFYNHLLHLQLFLRGKIKLHTDDELWEDHRLKVDGRSINDYNTKYPPGKKIKNPLEVKRTNDLNFAVLELVPDGIEYLKLRAEPNRLRALFEKKDEEWEKTFLIP is encoded by the coding sequence ATGCTTAACGATCTTTTTACTGAAACCTGGAAAGAACTTGAATGTGGAGCCAGGGAGGAGAACCACCCCTTCAATATTTGCAGCCTGGCTACGTTTGAAACCCCCACCCAAATAAAACAACGCTTTGTCAACTTGAGGAAGGTTACAAAAAAGAAGAGTTTGCTATTTTATACTGATATTAGGTCCTCTAAAATTGAGCATCTACGGGCCAACCCCGCCGCCAGTGTGGTATTTTACAACCACCTGCTGCATTTACAACTATTTTTACGCGGCAAGATCAAATTACATACCGATGATGAACTTTGGGAAGACCACCGCTTGAAGGTAGACGGCAGGTCTATTAATGATTATAACACTAAATACCCCCCGGGAAAAAAGATAAAAAATCCCCTTGAGGTGAAGAGGACCAATGATCTCAATTTTGCCGTACTTGAACTGGTACCCGATGGAATAGAGTATCTCAAATTACGTGCAGAGCCCAATAGACTAAGAGCGCTTTTCGAGAAAAAAGATGAAGAGTGGGAGAAAACTTTTCTTATTCCATGA
- a CDS encoding SIMPL domain-containing protein translates to MKYITAIIFSIAIVLASLFLGNAYVKRAQPQGVIAVTGSGSENFTSDLIVWEGRFSRMSPDLKQAYDEVNRDKETVRKYLIDKGIPANNIVFNSVQTIEQQENQYQNGNYVGSTFKGYELVQTIKIESNDVELIENVSREITELLNLGVQFNSSPPRYYYTKIADLKIAMISKATEDARLRAEKIAENSGEKLGDLNSATMGVFQITGQNSGEDYSWSGAYNTQDKNKTASITMRLEYEID, encoded by the coding sequence ATGAAATACATCACTGCAATCATATTTTCAATCGCCATTGTTCTTGCCTCGCTGTTTCTTGGAAATGCTTATGTCAAAAGAGCTCAACCCCAGGGTGTGATCGCTGTGACGGGATCTGGAAGCGAGAATTTCACATCAGATCTTATTGTTTGGGAAGGCCGTTTTAGCCGGATGAGCCCAGACCTGAAACAGGCTTATGATGAAGTAAACAGGGATAAGGAAACTGTGAGAAAATATCTTATTGATAAAGGCATTCCTGCAAATAATATTGTCTTTAATTCAGTGCAAACGATTGAACAGCAGGAGAACCAGTATCAAAACGGAAATTACGTAGGTAGTACTTTTAAAGGTTACGAATTAGTACAAACTATAAAAATAGAATCGAATGATGTGGAACTTATTGAAAATGTCTCCCGGGAGATCACAGAACTACTAAATCTGGGAGTACAGTTCAATTCCTCTCCTCCAAGATATTATTACACCAAAATCGCAGATCTTAAGATCGCTATGATCTCAAAGGCTACGGAAGATGCAAGGCTAAGAGCTGAGAAGATCGCAGAAAACAGCGGCGAAAAACTTGGGGATCTTAACAGCGCCACGATGGGTGTTTTCCAGATCACAGGGCAAAATAGCGGGGAGGATTACAGCTGGAGTGGAGCCTATAATACTCAGGATAAAAACAAAACAGCCTCAATTACCATGAGGCTTGAATATGAGATCGATTAA